One Prunus dulcis chromosome 7, ALMONDv2, whole genome shotgun sequence DNA segment encodes these proteins:
- the LOC117635789 gene encoding peptidyl-prolyl cis-trans isomerase CYP28, chloroplastic, translating into MGYSVTTPPGPPRILYNHHHPNPKSITHLTRRSLLLSAPLSLTLQPPPSSAAASPPPPDTTITDRVFMDFSLCPTYFRPLSSADSKPTLCPDSVPLGRLVLGLYGHHVPLTVSNFKSMCTSSAYKGTLVHKLFPGQFFFAGHQGDKPGDVRRPTGLARNTETVDSNAFALTHSRPGLLSLNLSENDDEDDIKLDPDYRNVEFLITSGPGPCPDLDYKNIVFGSVLEGLDVVTAIAAIPTYRPSEKIQQFNDFAEFLGDERAMNARALWNKPLKTVYISDCGELNVAKPSLSPPSLP; encoded by the exons ATGGGCTACTCTGTGACTACACCACCCGGTCCGCCACGCATTCTctacaaccaccaccacccgaACCCGAAGTCCATTACACACTTGACCCGACGCTCCCTCCTCCTCTCCGCCCCACTCTCCCTCACCCTCCAGCCACCACCATCGTCCGCTGCAGCATCTCCTCCGCCACCCGACACCACCATTACCGACCGCGTCTTCATGGACTTCAGTCTCTGCCCCACCTACTTCCGCCCCTTATCCTCAGCCGACTCAAAACCCACCCTCTGCCCCGACTCGGTCCCGCTGGGCCGGCTCGTCCTCGGCCTGTACGGCCACCACGTCCCCCTTACCGTCTCCAACTTCAAGTCCATGTGCACCTCCTCCGCCTACAAGGGCACTCTCGTCCACAAGCTTTTCCCCGGCCAATTCTTCTTCGCCGGCCACCAAGGCGACAAGCCCGGCGACGTCCGCCGCCCCACGGGTCTCGCCCGAAACACCGAGACCGTCGATTCCAATGCCTTTGCTCTGACCCATTCCCGCCCCGGCCTCCTCTCCCTCAACCTCTCCGAGAACGACGACGAAGACGACATCAAGCTCGACCCGGATTACCGAAACGTCGAGTTCTTGATCACCTCTGGGCCCGGCCCATGCCCCGACCTCGATTACAAGAACATCGTCTTCGGCTCAGTGCTCGAAG GTTTGGATGTTGTGACGGCCATTGCTGCTATACCTACATACAGACCATCTGAGAAAATACAGCAATTCAACGATTTTGCAGAATTTCTTGGGGATGAGAGAGCGATGAATGCTCGGGCTCTGTGGAACAAGCCTCTGAAAACAGTGTATATCAGTGACTGTGGTGAGCTTAATGTGGCAAAgccttctctttctcctcctAGTCTTCCTTAA
- the LOC117636170 gene encoding homeobox protein knotted-1-like 4 isoform X1: protein MAFHHHHHHQQQQTPPEMAFHSFASDQPPLSGAPTWLNNAAFRQQNSFLHDARNDDVVISPSGKSSNCSGRNRREISGYDGEEEEEDELECESARFKADLVGHPLYEQLVSAHVSCLRIATPVDQLPRIDEQLVQSQRVVDKYSALRANGDVQVMDEKELDLFMTNYVLLLCSFKEQLQQHVRVHAMEAVMACWELDQSLQSLTGVSTGEGTGATMSDDDDQVDSDINSYDGSLDGPDTMGFGPLVPTESERSLMERVRQELKHELKQGYKEKIVDIREEILRKRRAGKLPGDTTSVLKSWWQSHSKWPYPTEEDKARLVQETGLQLKQINNWFINQRKRNWHSNISSTSVLKSKRKSNAGDISSQRLK from the exons ATGGcgtttcatcatcatcatcatcaccagcAGCAGCAAACCCCTCCAGAAATGGCGTTCCACTCCTTCGCCTCGGACCAGCCGCCGCTCTCCGGAGCTCCGACGTGGCTCAACAACGCCGCGTTTCGACAACAGAACAGCTTCCTCCACGACGCGCGCAACGACGACGTCGTCATATCACCGTCGGGGAAGAGCAGCAACTGCAGCGGCCGGAACCGGAGAGAGATAAGCGGCTACGACGgcgaagaggaggaagaagacgAACTGGAGTGCGAGAGCGCGAGGTTCAAAGCGGACTTAGTGGGCCACCCTCTGTACGAGCAGCTTGTATCGGCTCACGTCTCGTGCTTGAGGATCGCCACCCCCGTCGATCAGCTGCCGAGGATCGACGAGCAGCTCGTGCAGTCGCAGCGCGTGGTGGATAAGTACTCTGCGCTTCGAGCCAATGGGGATGTCCAAGTCATGGATGAGAAAGAACTTGATTTATTCATG ACAAACTATGTTCTACTGCTATGCTCCTTCAAAGAACAATTGCAGCAACATGTCCGAGTTCATGCCATGGAAGCAGTGATGGCTTGTTGGGAGCTCGATCAATCTCTACAAAGCTTAACAG GTGTGTCAACGGGTGAAGGCACCGGTGCTACAATGTCCGACGACGACGACCAGGTCGACAGTGACATCAACTCGTATGATGGAAGCCTGGACGGGCCTGACACCATGGGTTTCGGTCCTCTCGTTCCGACTGAGAGTGAGAGGTCCTTGATGGAGCGTGTAAGGCAAGAATTGAAGCATGAACTGAAACAG GGTTACAAGGAAAAGATTGTAGACATTAGGGAGGAAATTCTACGCAAGAGAAGAGCAGGTAAACTGCCAGGTGACACCACTTCTGTCCTAAAATCTTGGTGGCAATCGCATTCCAAGTGGCCTTACCCTACG GAGGAAGACAAAGCCAGGTTGGTGCAGGAAACAGGCTTGCAATTGAAACAGATCAATAACTGGTTcataaatcaaagaaaaaggaattggCACAGTAACATTTCCTCAACTTCTGTTTTGAAGAGCAAACGCAAGAG TAATGCAGGTGACATCAGCAGCCAACGATTGAAGTAA
- the LOC117636170 gene encoding homeobox protein knotted-1-like 4 isoform X2, with product MAFHHHHHHQQQQTPPEMAFHSFASDQPPLSGAPTWLNNAAFRQQNSFLHDARNDDVVISPSGKSSNCSGRNRREISGYDGEEEEEDELECESARFKADLVGHPLYEQLVSAHVSCLRIATPVDQLPRIDEQLVQSQRVVDKYSALRANGDVQVMDEKELDLFMTNYVLLLCSFKEQLQQHVRVHAMEAVMACWELDQSLQSLTGVSTGEGTGATMSDDDDQVDSDINSYDGSLDGPDTMGFGPLVPTESERSLMERVRQELKHELKQGYKEKIVDIREEILRKRRAGKLPGDTTSVLKSWWQSHSKWPYPTEEDKARLVQETGLQLKQINNWFINQRKRNWHSNISSTSVLKSKRKR from the exons ATGGcgtttcatcatcatcatcatcaccagcAGCAGCAAACCCCTCCAGAAATGGCGTTCCACTCCTTCGCCTCGGACCAGCCGCCGCTCTCCGGAGCTCCGACGTGGCTCAACAACGCCGCGTTTCGACAACAGAACAGCTTCCTCCACGACGCGCGCAACGACGACGTCGTCATATCACCGTCGGGGAAGAGCAGCAACTGCAGCGGCCGGAACCGGAGAGAGATAAGCGGCTACGACGgcgaagaggaggaagaagacgAACTGGAGTGCGAGAGCGCGAGGTTCAAAGCGGACTTAGTGGGCCACCCTCTGTACGAGCAGCTTGTATCGGCTCACGTCTCGTGCTTGAGGATCGCCACCCCCGTCGATCAGCTGCCGAGGATCGACGAGCAGCTCGTGCAGTCGCAGCGCGTGGTGGATAAGTACTCTGCGCTTCGAGCCAATGGGGATGTCCAAGTCATGGATGAGAAAGAACTTGATTTATTCATG ACAAACTATGTTCTACTGCTATGCTCCTTCAAAGAACAATTGCAGCAACATGTCCGAGTTCATGCCATGGAAGCAGTGATGGCTTGTTGGGAGCTCGATCAATCTCTACAAAGCTTAACAG GTGTGTCAACGGGTGAAGGCACCGGTGCTACAATGTCCGACGACGACGACCAGGTCGACAGTGACATCAACTCGTATGATGGAAGCCTGGACGGGCCTGACACCATGGGTTTCGGTCCTCTCGTTCCGACTGAGAGTGAGAGGTCCTTGATGGAGCGTGTAAGGCAAGAATTGAAGCATGAACTGAAACAG GGTTACAAGGAAAAGATTGTAGACATTAGGGAGGAAATTCTACGCAAGAGAAGAGCAGGTAAACTGCCAGGTGACACCACTTCTGTCCTAAAATCTTGGTGGCAATCGCATTCCAAGTGGCCTTACCCTACG GAGGAAGACAAAGCCAGGTTGGTGCAGGAAACAGGCTTGCAATTGAAACAGATCAATAACTGGTTcataaatcaaagaaaaaggaattggCACAGTAACATTTCCTCAACTTCTGTTTTGAAGAGCAAACGCAAGAG GTGA
- the LOC117636172 gene encoding uncharacterized protein LOC117636172 — protein sequence MIMAMASNNEHKPTLIMNHTSPIYEYERYEGEDLDDYHQDQDAASSSPPCGVGGCFGLFGFTSCTWRQNHDNDYERKYLLQQEGGWHKETTWWWRKKLTKAEESTQVLDGSKWKTFIRKIAGYCKTMKQKQNKRLSKKQKQKNTRFQYDFHSYALNFDGGVAREGNDAALDFAARFAAPLSNEHGSIGRPVHETTLESASIESKR from the coding sequence ATGATTATGGCGATGGCTAGTAACAATGAACACAAACCAACCTTGATCATGAACCACACTTCGCCCATCTACGAGTATGAACGTTATGAAGGAGAAGACTTGGACGACTATCATCAAGACCAGGatgctgcttcttcttctcctccttgcGGTGTTGGTGGTTGTTTTGGCCTCTTTGGGTTCACATCATGTACATGGCGGCAAAACCACGACAACGATTATGAACGTAAATACTTACTGCAGCAAGAAGGTGGATGGCACAAGGAGACGACATGGTGGTGGAGGAAGAAATTGACCAAGGCTGAGGAGTCTACTCAAGTATTGGACGGCTCCAAGTGGAAGACCTTCATCAGAAAGATTGCTGGATATTGCAAGACTatgaagcaaaaacaaaacaagaggttgtccaagaaacaaaagcaaaagaataCTAGATTTCAGTATGATTTTCATAGTTATGCTCTCAATTTTGATGGGGGTGTTGCTAGAGAAGGAAATGATGCTGCTCTTGATTTTGCAGCAAGGTTTGCCGCTCCTTTGTCCAATGAGCATGGTTCCATAGGCAGGCCGGTTCATGAAACCACCCTTGAATCAGCTTCTATAGAATCCAAACGTTAG